The Planococcus donghaensis genome contains a region encoding:
- the rpmJ gene encoding 50S ribosomal protein L36 has product MKVRPSVKPICEKCKVIRRNGKVMVICENPKHKQRQG; this is encoded by the coding sequence ATGAAAGTGAGACCATCTGTAAAACCGATCTGTGAAAAATGTAAAGTTATTCGCAGAAACGGTAAAGTAATGGTAATCTGTGAAAATCCGAAACACAAACAAAGACAAGGCTAA
- the rpsI gene encoding 30S ribosomal protein S9, translating to MAQVQYIGTGRRKNSTARVRLVPGDGTITINNRDVADYVPYETLQQIIKQPLVATETLGSYNILVNVNGGGFTGQAGAIRHGIARALLTVDPAFRPALKSAGLLTRDPRMKERKKPGLKSARRAPQFSKR from the coding sequence TTGGCACAAGTTCAATATATTGGCACAGGTCGTCGTAAAAACTCAACAGCTCGCGTACGTTTAGTACCGGGTGACGGCACAATTACAATTAACAACCGTGACGTAGCAGACTACGTTCCTTACGAAACATTACAACAAATTATCAAACAGCCACTAGTTGCTACGGAAACTCTAGGAAGCTACAACATCCTAGTAAACGTAAACGGCGGTGGATTCACAGGCCAAGCCGGAGCAATCCGTCACGGTATCGCACGCGCTCTACTAACTGTAGACCCTGCATTCCGTCCTGCGTTGAAATCTGCTGGGTTATTAACACGTGACCCACGTATGAAAGAACGTAAAAAACCAGGTCTTAAATCAGCACGTCGTGCACCTCAGTTCTCAAAACGTTAA
- a CDS encoding energy-coupling factor ABC transporter ATP-binding protein, translating to MDILLQEVGYSYAKDTPFEKRALTDVSLHIPSGSYTAIIGHTGSGKSTVLQHLNALLKPTEGSVMIGERKIEAEVKAKNLRDVRRQVGIVFQFPEQQLFDETVLKDIMFGPLNYGVPEEEASRRAHELVEQLGLPPEVLTKSPFDLSGGQMRRVAIAGVLAMEPDVLVLDEPTAGLDPRGRREIMDLFHRLHIEKGLTTVLVTHSMEDAARYADNVAIMHNGRCVVTGEPVEIFSNEEQLRDYRLEPPRTIRLQQKLEDKMGIKLDSISLTEEALAKNIALALSEGRDSE from the coding sequence ATGGACATTTTACTCCAGGAAGTAGGATATAGTTACGCAAAAGATACGCCGTTTGAAAAACGAGCATTAACGGATGTTTCGCTGCATATCCCTTCTGGGTCCTATACAGCAATTATTGGCCATACTGGTTCAGGCAAGTCGACAGTTCTTCAGCATTTAAATGCACTGTTAAAGCCAACAGAAGGATCGGTCATGATTGGTGAGCGTAAAATCGAAGCGGAAGTGAAAGCGAAAAACTTACGCGATGTACGTCGACAGGTCGGGATAGTTTTTCAATTTCCTGAACAACAATTGTTTGATGAAACTGTTTTAAAAGATATTATGTTCGGTCCGTTAAATTATGGTGTGCCTGAAGAAGAGGCGAGTCGTCGGGCGCATGAATTAGTGGAACAGCTTGGGTTACCACCCGAAGTATTAACGAAATCTCCTTTTGATTTGTCGGGTGGGCAAATGCGCCGTGTAGCAATTGCGGGTGTTTTGGCAATGGAGCCGGATGTGTTAGTGCTTGATGAACCAACAGCGGGACTAGATCCACGTGGACGTCGTGAAATTATGGACTTGTTCCACCGGCTTCACATTGAAAAAGGACTAACCACGGTGTTAGTGACTCATAGTATGGAAGATGCGGCGCGTTATGCCGATAACGTGGCGATTATGCACAACGGCCGTTGTGTCGTCACAGGCGAACCTGTAGAAATCTTTTCGAATGAAGAGCAGTTACGAGATTACCGACTAGAACCGCCGCGGACCATTCGTCTTCAACAAAAACTTGAAGATAAAATGGGCATTAAGCTCGATTCAATTTCCTTGACGGAAGAAGCATTGGCTAAAAATATTGCGCTTGCTTTATCGGAAGGACGTGATTCCGAATGA
- the rplQ gene encoding 50S ribosomal protein L17, with protein sequence MRKLQRTSSQRKALLRDLTTDLIVHERIQTTEARAKEVRSTVEKMITLGKRGDLHARRKAAAWMRRELVTTADAEGNETTTYALQKLFDDVAPRYADRQGGYTRIMKMGPRRGDGAPIVIIELV encoded by the coding sequence ATGAGAAAGCTTCAACGTACAAGTTCTCAACGTAAAGCACTATTACGTGACCTTACAACAGACTTAATCGTACATGAACGCATTCAAACGACTGAAGCTCGTGCGAAAGAAGTGCGTTCGACTGTAGAAAAAATGATTACACTTGGTAAACGTGGAGATCTTCACGCTCGCCGTAAAGCAGCAGCATGGATGCGCCGTGAGTTGGTAACAACTGCAGACGCTGAAGGCAACGAAACAACAACTTATGCATTGCAAAAATTGTTTGATGATGTTGCACCACGTTACGCTGACCGTCAAGGCGGTTACACTCGTATTATGAAAATGGGGCCTCGTCGCGGAGATGGCGCACCTATCGTTATTATCGAATTGGTTTAA
- the rplO gene encoding 50S ribosomal protein L15, translated as MKLHELKPAEGSRSSRKRIGRGIGSGTGKTAGKGHKGQNARSGGGVRPGFEGGQNPLFRRLPKRGFTNINRKDYAVVNVEVLNRFDEGTEVTPALLIETGVVSNERSGIKILGNGSLEKKLTVKAHKFSGSAKEAIEAAGGQTEVV; from the coding sequence ATGAAACTTCATGAATTAAAACCAGCAGAAGGTTCACGCAGCTCGAGAAAGCGTATCGGACGCGGTATCGGTTCAGGTACTGGTAAAACAGCAGGTAAAGGTCATAAAGGTCAAAACGCACGTTCAGGCGGCGGTGTTCGTCCTGGATTCGAGGGTGGTCAAAACCCATTGTTCCGTCGTTTGCCAAAACGTGGATTTACCAACATCAACCGTAAAGACTATGCAGTAGTGAATGTTGAAGTGTTAAATCGTTTCGACGAAGGCACAGAAGTAACACCTGCATTGTTGATTGAAACAGGTGTTGTGAGCAACGAACGTTCTGGAATCAAAATTCTGGGCAACGGTAGCTTAGAAAAGAAATTGACAGTAAAAGCTCACAAATTCTCTGGATCAGCTAAAGAAGCGATCGAAGCTGCCGGCGGACAAACCGAGGTGGTTTAA
- the rpmD gene encoding 50S ribosomal protein L30 translates to MATKLEITLTKSVIGAKPAQRKTVQSLGLRKMHQTVEHQDNAAVRGMLDKVAHLVTIKEV, encoded by the coding sequence ATGGCAACTAAATTGGAAATTACCCTCACAAAATCTGTGATCGGCGCTAAACCGGCACAACGTAAAACTGTTCAGTCATTAGGATTGCGCAAAATGCATCAAACTGTTGAGCACCAAGACAATGCAGCCGTTCGCGGAATGCTTGATAAAGTAGCTCACTTAGTAACTATTAAAGAAGTTTAA
- the infA gene encoding translation initiation factor IF-1: protein MAKDDVIEIEGTVVETLPNAMFKVELENGHTILAHVSGKIRMHFIRILPGDKVTVELSPYDLTRGRITYRFK from the coding sequence ATGGCGAAAGACGATGTAATCGAAATTGAAGGAACTGTCGTTGAGACTTTGCCTAACGCGATGTTTAAAGTGGAATTGGAAAACGGTCATACGATTCTTGCGCACGTATCAGGCAAGATTCGCATGCATTTCATCCGCATTCTGCCAGGAGATAAAGTGACAGTGGAACTTTCTCCTTACGATTTAACACGCGGTCGTATCACATACCGTTTTAAATAA
- a CDS encoding adenylate kinase — MNIVLMGLPGAGKGTQADEIVKKYDIPHISTGDMFRAAIKGGTELGLKAKSFMDQGALVPDEVTIGIVRERLSEKDTEKGFLLDGFPRTVPQAEALESLLADLDKRIEHVVNIQVEQDELIARLTGRWICKVCGTAYHTVFNPPAKAGVCDKDGGELYQREDDKPETVTKRLEVNMQQTQPLLDFYESKNVLQNIDGQQDIKKVFADIDALLKGDRG; from the coding sequence ATGAATATCGTATTAATGGGTCTACCAGGTGCCGGAAAAGGTACTCAAGCAGACGAAATTGTTAAGAAGTACGACATCCCTCATATTTCTACAGGTGACATGTTTCGCGCTGCTATAAAAGGTGGAACGGAACTGGGCTTGAAAGCAAAATCATTCATGGATCAAGGTGCATTAGTGCCTGATGAAGTGACTATCGGCATTGTCCGAGAGCGACTAAGTGAGAAGGACACGGAGAAAGGCTTCTTATTGGATGGCTTTCCACGTACTGTCCCTCAAGCTGAAGCGTTAGAATCTCTTCTGGCCGATCTTGATAAGCGAATCGAGCATGTCGTAAATATCCAAGTCGAACAAGACGAATTGATTGCACGTTTAACAGGCAGATGGATCTGTAAAGTTTGTGGAACTGCTTACCATACTGTGTTTAACCCTCCAGCGAAAGCTGGCGTGTGCGACAAAGATGGCGGAGAACTCTACCAGCGCGAAGATGATAAGCCTGAAACCGTCACTAAGCGTCTAGAAGTAAATATGCAACAAACACAGCCGCTTCTTGATTTCTATGAAAGCAAAAACGTGCTGCAAAATATAGATGGACAGCAGGACATCAAAAAAGTATTTGCTGACATTGATGCTCTTCTAAAGGGCGACCGAGGATAA
- a CDS encoding Mrp/NBP35 family ATP-binding protein translates to MLTEVQVRELLGTLEDPFLHRSLTETDGITSVTIKEEKKHVSVKLAIAKTNTPEQMQLQMKVVDVLKGAGAGSVGIRFEELPPEALAKFRGTASESEAQDLLSPLNKVEFISIASGKGGVGKSTVSVNLAIALARLGKKVGLIDADIYGFSVPDMMGIDKSPVVRGQTIIPVERFGVKVISMGFFVEDNMPVVWRGPMLGKVLDQFFRDVEWGDLDYLLLDLPPGTGDVALDIHQMLPASKEIVITTPHPTAAFVAARAGAMAIQTDHEVLGVIENMSWFESAETGKREYLFGQGGGPKLAEELHTPLLGQIPMGQPDWNEEDFAPSVYLEDHPTGKIYEDIANQVIKQFADKK, encoded by the coding sequence ATGTTAACTGAAGTACAAGTACGCGAATTACTCGGAACATTAGAAGATCCGTTTTTACATAGATCGTTAACGGAAACAGATGGCATTACGTCTGTAACGATCAAAGAAGAGAAAAAGCACGTCAGCGTGAAGTTGGCAATTGCGAAAACAAATACGCCAGAACAAATGCAATTGCAGATGAAAGTTGTGGACGTATTAAAAGGAGCGGGAGCTGGATCTGTTGGTATCCGTTTTGAAGAGCTTCCTCCTGAAGCGTTAGCGAAGTTCCGTGGAACGGCGAGTGAATCAGAAGCACAAGATTTATTGTCTCCGTTAAACAAAGTGGAATTTATTTCGATCGCTAGTGGTAAAGGCGGCGTTGGTAAATCAACTGTCTCTGTTAACTTGGCGATTGCATTAGCGCGTCTTGGTAAAAAAGTCGGATTGATCGATGCAGACATCTACGGCTTTAGTGTGCCGGATATGATGGGGATCGATAAATCTCCAGTTGTTCGCGGCCAAACGATTATTCCGGTTGAACGATTCGGCGTAAAGGTTATTTCCATGGGCTTTTTCGTTGAAGACAACATGCCAGTTGTATGGCGTGGACCAATGCTTGGGAAAGTGCTTGATCAATTCTTCCGCGATGTAGAGTGGGGCGATTTGGATTACCTTCTATTGGACTTACCACCAGGCACAGGAGATGTTGCACTCGACATTCACCAAATGCTTCCGGCTTCTAAAGAAATCGTTATCACAACACCGCACCCGACTGCAGCATTCGTCGCAGCGCGTGCGGGGGCGATGGCAATTCAAACCGACCATGAAGTATTGGGTGTTATCGAAAACATGTCATGGTTCGAAAGCGCAGAGACAGGCAAAAGAGAATACCTCTTCGGGCAAGGAGGCGGACCAAAACTTGCAGAAGAGTTGCATACGCCATTACTTGGACAGATTCCAATGGGGCAGCCTGACTGGAACGAAGAAGACTTTGCTCCATCAGTTTACCTAGAAGATCATCCGACAGGAAAAATTTACGAAGACATCGCAAATCAAGTCATTAAACAATTTGCCGATAAAAAATAA
- the rpsM gene encoding 30S ribosomal protein S13 → MARIAGVDIPRDKRVVISLTYIFGVGKTTAQKVLSAANISEETRVRDLTEDELNNIREQLDQYKIEGDLRREVSMNIKRLMEIASFRGIRHRRGLPVRGQNTKNNARTRKGPRKTVANKKK, encoded by the coding sequence ATGGCACGTATTGCTGGTGTTGACATTCCGCGCGACAAACGCGTTGTTATTTCATTAACATATATTTTCGGTGTTGGTAAAACAACTGCACAGAAAGTTCTTTCTGCTGCTAATATCTCTGAAGAGACACGAGTTCGTGATCTTACAGAAGATGAGTTGAACAATATCCGTGAACAATTAGATCAATACAAAATCGAAGGTGACCTTCGCCGTGAAGTTTCAATGAACATCAAACGCTTGATGGAAATTGCTAGCTTCCGAGGAATTCGCCATCGTCGTGGACTACCTGTTCGCGGTCAAAATACGAAGAATAATGCGCGTACGCGTAAAGGTCCTCGTAAAACTGTAGCTAACAAGAAAAAATAA
- the truA gene encoding tRNA pseudouridine(38-40) synthase TruA, with protein sequence MKRLKATIAYDGSGFAGYQVQPDSRTVQLELMKVLETIHKGKVVQVVASGRTDAKVHATGQVIHFDTELSIPISGWLKALNVLLPEDVRVHSIEEVDTSFHARYHTTGKTYRYKWDRSQIISPFTRSLMVHIKQPLDVEAMKKASQAIIGTHDFSSFCAANTAVVDKIRTVRRLDFEEHGNELHMVIEGTGFLYNMVRIIAGTLAEVGMGRRKAEELKKIVAAADRDAAGITAPAHGLYLENVMYKS encoded by the coding sequence ATGAAACGATTAAAAGCGACAATCGCATACGATGGTTCGGGTTTTGCGGGATATCAAGTGCAGCCCGATTCCCGTACGGTTCAACTTGAATTAATGAAGGTGCTCGAAACCATTCATAAAGGAAAAGTGGTTCAAGTGGTAGCAAGTGGCCGAACAGATGCTAAAGTTCATGCAACAGGTCAAGTGATTCATTTTGATACTGAATTATCAATTCCAATAAGTGGTTGGCTAAAAGCGCTTAATGTGTTGTTGCCGGAAGATGTTCGAGTCCATTCGATAGAAGAAGTAGACACATCTTTTCATGCGCGCTACCATACAACGGGCAAAACCTATCGTTACAAATGGGATCGCAGTCAAATCATTAGTCCATTCACGCGTAGTTTAATGGTTCATATAAAACAACCATTGGATGTAGAAGCTATGAAAAAAGCGTCGCAAGCCATTATCGGTACGCATGACTTTTCTAGTTTTTGTGCAGCTAATACAGCGGTAGTTGATAAAATCCGAACCGTAAGGAGATTGGATTTTGAAGAACACGGCAATGAATTGCACATGGTTATAGAAGGAACTGGCTTTTTATACAACATGGTTCGGATTATTGCGGGAACATTAGCGGAAGTTGGCATGGGTAGAAGAAAAGCTGAAGAGCTCAAGAAAATTGTAGCTGCAGCCGACAGAGATGCTGCTGGAATTACAGCTCCAGCTCATGGTCTTTACTTGGAAAACGTGATGTACAAGAGCTGA
- a CDS encoding energy-coupling factor transporter transmembrane component T family protein, protein MMEKMIFGRFIPGNSLIHQMDPRAKISFVFVFIAIVFIANSAITYGILLGFTLLVVFLSKIRLYFLINGLKPVFILLIFTFLLHIFFTREGDLLVDIGFIKIYEEGLRQGIFISIRFLVLVFITSILTLTTSPISITDGIEVLLGPFKRVKLPVHELALMMSISLRFIPTLMDETGKILKAQMARGSDIGSGPVKERIKAVVPLLIPLFVSAFKRAEDLATAMEVRGYRGGEGRTRYRQLNWRLIDSLSLVVLVGLAGILVYFRV, encoded by the coding sequence ATGATGGAGAAAATGATTTTTGGTCGCTTTATTCCAGGAAATTCTTTAATTCATCAGATGGATCCACGAGCAAAGATTTCATTTGTTTTTGTCTTTATCGCAATTGTCTTTATCGCAAATAGCGCAATAACATACGGTATTCTTTTAGGGTTTACTTTATTGGTCGTATTCTTATCTAAAATCCGCTTGTATTTCTTAATAAATGGTTTAAAACCGGTCTTTATTTTACTGATTTTTACGTTTCTTCTTCATATATTTTTTACGCGTGAAGGTGATTTGTTAGTAGATATCGGGTTTATTAAAATTTATGAAGAAGGATTGCGGCAAGGGATATTTATCTCGATTCGCTTTTTAGTATTGGTGTTTATCACTAGCATTTTAACATTAACGACTTCACCGATCTCGATCACAGATGGTATTGAAGTGTTACTGGGTCCATTTAAACGAGTAAAATTACCTGTGCACGAACTAGCGTTAATGATGTCTATTTCGCTGCGATTTATTCCAACATTAATGGACGAAACCGGAAAGATCTTGAAAGCACAAATGGCTAGAGGATCTGACATCGGCTCAGGTCCAGTAAAAGAGCGAATTAAAGCGGTTGTGCCATTACTGATCCCGTTGTTTGTTAGTGCCTTTAAGCGTGCAGAAGACCTTGCCACGGCAATGGAAGTGCGCGGCTATCGCGGAGGCGAAGGCAGAACACGTTATCGCCAGTTAAATTGGCGTTTAATCGATAGTTTGAGTTTAGTAGTACTGGTAGGGCTTGCGGGAATACTTGTTTATTTCCGTGTATAA
- a CDS encoding DNA-directed RNA polymerase subunit alpha, whose protein sequence is MLEIEKPKIETVEIDNNAKFGKFVIEPLERGYGTTLGNSLRRILLSSLPGAAVTSIQIDGVLHEFSTVEGVEEDVATIILNIKKLALKIYSDEEKVIEIDVKGDGTVTAADITHDSDVEILNPDLYIATIAKNGHLRMRMYANRGRGYARADQNKREDLPIGVIPIDSIYTPVSRVNFQVENTRVGQLAHFDKLSLDVWTDGSIGPKEAIALGAKIFTEHLNIFVGLTDEAQTAEIMVEKEEDQKEKVLEMTIEELDLSVRSYNCLKRAGINTVHELASKSEDDMMKVRNLGRKSLEEVKVKLEDLGLGLRKED, encoded by the coding sequence ATGCTTGAAATAGAAAAACCAAAGATTGAAACGGTTGAGATCGATAATAATGCCAAGTTTGGTAAATTTGTTATTGAACCTCTTGAGCGTGGATATGGAACCACTTTAGGAAACTCCTTACGTCGAATCTTACTTTCATCTTTACCTGGCGCAGCTGTTACTTCTATTCAAATTGATGGCGTACTACACGAATTCTCCACTGTTGAAGGTGTAGAAGAAGATGTAGCAACTATTATTTTGAATATCAAGAAGCTTGCTTTGAAAATTTACTCTGACGAAGAAAAAGTCATTGAAATTGATGTAAAAGGTGATGGAACGGTTACGGCTGCAGATATCACGCACGACAGTGACGTGGAAATTCTGAATCCGGATCTATATATTGCAACAATCGCTAAAAATGGTCACCTACGTATGCGTATGTATGCAAACAGAGGCCGTGGGTATGCTCGTGCAGATCAGAACAAACGTGAAGATCTTCCAATTGGCGTTATCCCGATTGACTCTATTTACACTCCAGTTTCACGCGTTAATTTCCAAGTGGAAAACACTCGTGTGGGTCAACTAGCTCATTTTGACAAATTATCTCTTGATGTTTGGACAGATGGAAGCATTGGTCCGAAAGAGGCGATTGCACTAGGAGCAAAGATTTTTACTGAGCATTTAAATATCTTCGTAGGATTGACTGACGAGGCACAAACGGCTGAAATCATGGTTGAAAAAGAAGAAGACCAAAAAGAAAAAGTATTAGAGATGACTATCGAAGAACTTGATCTTTCGGTTCGATCTTACAACTGCTTAAAACGTGCGGGTATCAACACGGTACACGAACTGGCAAGCAAGTCAGAAGACGACATGATGAAAGTACGCAACCTCGGACGCAAATCACTTGAAGAAGTTAAAGTGAAGTTGGAAGATTTAGGCCTTGGCCTTCGTAAAGAAGACTGA
- the rplM gene encoding 50S ribosomal protein L13 — MRTTFMAKGHEVERKWLVVDAEGQTLGRLASEVASILRGKYKPTFTPNVDTGDHVIIINAEKIHLTGNKLADKIYYRHTQYTGGLKQRTALEMRTKYPTKMLELAIKGMLPKNSLGRQTFKKLHVYAGPEHNHQAQQPETYQLRG; from the coding sequence ATGCGTACAACATTCATGGCTAAAGGTCACGAAGTAGAGCGTAAATGGTTGGTTGTCGATGCAGAAGGGCAAACTCTTGGACGTTTAGCTTCTGAAGTCGCTTCAATCTTACGTGGAAAATACAAACCAACATTCACACCAAACGTTGACACTGGTGATCACGTAATCATCATCAACGCTGAAAAGATTCACCTTACAGGTAACAAACTTGCAGACAAAATCTACTACCGTCACACACAATACACGGGTGGATTGAAACAACGTACTGCACTTGAAATGCGCACAAAATATCCAACAAAAATGCTTGAATTGGCTATTAAAGGGATGCTTCCTAAAAACTCTTTAGGTCGTCAAACGTTCAAAAAGCTGCATGTCTATGCTGGCCCAGAACATAACCACCAAGCACAACAACCGGAAACTTACCAGCTTCGCGGGTAA
- the secY gene encoding preprotein translocase subunit SecY, with translation MFQTISNFMRVTDIRNKIFFTLLMLIIFRIGTFVPVPNVDASVLQATDQMGLVGFLNTFGGGALANFSILAMGIMPYITASIIVQLLQMDVVPKFAEWAKQGEVGRRKLAQFTRYFTIVLAFIQAIGMSYGFNQMYGGSLIQNDTISTYVVIAIVLTGGTAFLLWLGEQITAKGVGNGISIIIFAGIVAAIPGAVNQLYAQQIQGAGDQLPINLAIMALLALAVVAITVLVIYVQQALRKIPIQYAKRVAGRGQTTSGQQTHLPLKVNAAGVIPVIFAVAFIITPQTIASFFGANAFTEAIQNTFDYTRPVGMIIYVALIVAFTYFYAFIQVNPENVSDNLKKQGAYIPGIRPGKNTQDYLTSVLYRLTFVGAIFLAVIAVLPIFFINVANLPQSAQIGGTSLLIVVGVALETMKQLESQLVKRHYKGFMK, from the coding sequence ATGTTTCAGACAATCTCTAATTTTATGCGCGTGACTGATATTCGAAATAAAATATTCTTTACATTATTGATGCTCATCATTTTCCGTATTGGAACTTTTGTTCCAGTACCAAATGTTGACGCATCGGTTTTGCAAGCTACTGACCAGATGGGTCTGGTTGGATTCTTAAATACTTTCGGTGGAGGTGCCCTTGCTAACTTTTCGATTTTAGCAATGGGAATTATGCCATACATTACAGCATCAATCATTGTGCAATTATTGCAGATGGATGTTGTACCGAAATTTGCAGAGTGGGCGAAACAAGGAGAAGTCGGAAGACGGAAACTTGCTCAATTCACTCGCTACTTCACAATCGTTCTTGCCTTTATTCAAGCAATCGGTATGTCTTATGGATTTAACCAAATGTACGGAGGTTCTTTAATCCAGAATGACACGATTTCAACTTACGTTGTCATCGCTATTGTTTTGACTGGAGGTACAGCGTTTCTACTGTGGCTTGGCGAGCAGATTACGGCAAAAGGTGTGGGGAACGGTATTTCGATTATCATCTTCGCAGGGATTGTCGCTGCAATACCAGGTGCTGTTAACCAATTATATGCACAGCAGATCCAAGGAGCTGGAGATCAGCTTCCGATCAATCTTGCCATCATGGCATTGCTTGCATTAGCTGTTGTTGCCATTACGGTTTTGGTCATTTACGTTCAACAAGCGTTGCGTAAAATACCAATTCAGTATGCAAAACGAGTTGCTGGCCGTGGTCAGACAACGAGTGGGCAGCAAACGCATTTACCTTTGAAAGTGAACGCGGCCGGAGTTATACCGGTAATCTTTGCAGTAGCGTTTATTATTACGCCACAAACCATTGCTTCTTTCTTTGGTGCCAACGCGTTTACAGAAGCGATTCAGAATACGTTTGATTATACGCGTCCAGTCGGCATGATTATTTATGTCGCTTTGATCGTAGCATTTACGTATTTCTACGCTTTCATTCAGGTTAACCCTGAAAACGTGTCGGATAACTTGAAAAAGCAAGGTGCATATATTCCGGGAATCCGTCCGGGTAAAAATACGCAGGATTATTTAACAAGTGTGTTATATCGATTGACATTCGTTGGCGCTATCTTCCTGGCAGTTATTGCTGTTCTTCCGATTTTCTTCATTAACGTAGCTAATTTACCGCAATCGGCGCAAATCGGTGGTACAAGTCTTTTGATTGTTGTAGGTGTAGCACTAGAGACGATGAAACAATTAGAATCACAACTTGTAAAACGTCATTACAAAGGCTTTATGAAATAA
- the rpsK gene encoding 30S ribosomal protein S11 codes for MARKQQTRKRRVKKNIESGIAHIRSTFNNTIVTITDMQGNAVSWSSAGALGFRGSRKSTPFAAQMAAETAAKTSIEHGLKTLEVTVKGPGSGREAAIRALQAAGLEVTAIKDVTPVPHNGCRPPKRRRV; via the coding sequence ATGGCACGTAAACAACAAACTCGTAAGCGTCGTGTGAAAAAGAATATCGAATCTGGTATTGCTCACATCCGCTCAACATTCAATAACACAATTGTTACTATCACTGATATGCAAGGTAACGCTGTTTCATGGTCAAGTGCAGGTGCATTAGGATTTAGAGGTTCACGTAAATCTACTCCTTTCGCTGCGCAAATGGCTGCTGAAACTGCTGCTAAAACATCAATTGAACACGGTCTTAAAACTCTAGAAGTTACAGTTAAAGGTCCTGGTTCAGGTCGTGAAGCTGCTATCCGTGCACTTCAAGCTGCTGGATTAGAAGTTACAGCTATTAAAGATGTAACGCCAGTACCTCATAACGGTTGCCGTCCGCCAAAACGCCGTCGCGTATAA
- a CDS encoding energy-coupling factor ABC transporter ATP-binding protein has protein sequence MNSIILSFENVTFTYMQEDESVKPAVKDLSFSIEDGEWIALVGHNGSGKSTIAKLMNGLLFPQAGKVEAMSKLMTEQSLWDIRSQMGMVFQNPDNQFVGATVQDDVAFALENNGVPHEEMVVRVKEALQQVKMADYLDHEPHHLSGGQKQRVAIAGALALRPRLLILDEATSMLDPQGRMEVIETIRELKEATGLTVISITHDLEEAALADRILVMNAGEKQLEGKPDVVFRSGNELTNLGLDLPFSMRMTHLLREVGIELQGEHMTEDELVDELWTFYSRK, from the coding sequence ATGAATTCGATTATTTTGTCATTCGAAAATGTGACATTTACATATATGCAAGAAGATGAGTCGGTAAAACCGGCTGTAAAGGATCTGTCATTTTCCATTGAGGATGGAGAGTGGATTGCCTTAGTGGGCCATAATGGCTCAGGGAAATCGACTATCGCTAAATTGATGAATGGCTTATTGTTTCCGCAAGCTGGAAAAGTGGAAGCGATGAGTAAATTAATGACAGAGCAAAGTTTGTGGGATATCCGTTCCCAGATGGGCATGGTCTTTCAAAATCCAGACAATCAATTTGTAGGAGCGACGGTTCAAGATGACGTGGCTTTTGCGTTAGAAAATAATGGTGTGCCGCATGAAGAAATGGTTGTCCGCGTAAAAGAAGCGCTGCAGCAAGTAAAAATGGCTGACTACCTCGATCACGAACCTCATCATTTATCAGGCGGTCAAAAACAACGTGTGGCCATTGCGGGTGCACTTGCCCTACGACCGCGATTGTTGATATTAGATGAAGCAACGTCTATGCTCGACCCGCAAGGCCGTATGGAAGTAATCGAAACGATTCGTGAACTTAAGGAAGCAACGGGATTGACGGTCATCTCAATTACGCATGATTTAGAAGAAGCTGCGCTCGCTGATCGTATTTTGGTAATGAATGCAGGCGAGAAACAATTAGAGGGTAAGCCGGATGTTGTATTTCGTTCAGGAAACGAACTAACAAACTTAGGATTAGACTTGCCTTTTTCGATGCGCATGACCCATTTACTGCGTGAAGTTGGTATTGAGCTGCAAGGAGAACATATGACAGAAGATGAATTGGTGGATGAACTATGGACATTTTACTCCAGGAAGTAG